The Elaeis guineensis isolate ETL-2024a chromosome 5, EG11, whole genome shotgun sequence DNA segment GAGTTTATTAGTGGTGTGCTTCATATGCTCCTTATGGAACTATAGAAGATGTTAATGATCATTCTCTATGAATTCCCTCTTGATCAATGAAATCACCAGGATCTGTTCCTTGTGTGCATGGGTCCGGTTAATTGTGGGATCGGTGGAGCACATACATGTTTGCTTTCGACTATCTCATGTTGTCCTTCATTCATCTTAAATTTTCATTAAGTATAATTTATCGGAAACAGCTATACGATTAGTAGACGGAAGCATAAGAACAACTTATTCACAAAAGAATGAGGTATCCCGTATTTTTTTTCCCGCAAAAAACTAGTTAgcagcagatttttttttttttttttttgaaggggcATAAAATGACATCATTTTTAGTCTTGTTTCGTGTCTTCACATTGGAGAGTTTTGTCATACGAGAGTGGATGCATCAACCCATTTGTGAAAACAAACATAGAGATAAGACCGTCCGGCAACGTCTGTTTCCTCTCAAAAGTATGGTAAGATTTTTTaaaactcaaaaaataaaaaagaaaacaaacaaacgaaaaaaaaaaaaggaagaggagtATGGTAGGATTTTTATATGCCCGATCTAGCGCAACCTAGAGGGCGTTACCACATTCAACAAAACAAATATATACCAGCATCCAATGAGTGAATTAAAATTcaggaaaaaaaataagaaaaatgccAAATTTGTAGTTTACCGAAGGAGTACTCAGCAACTGAAATGCCATTTGTTTCTTAAGCAAATGACGTTCGGGCACTTCATTAGCAATCTTGTGCCAAAATGATCTGTTGGTTTATCATGGACCGAGATGGAATGTAGGATAAAACCAAGCTCAAGGAAGCTAGGGTTAGCTTTAACTAAGCTTATTCTAGGATAAAACCATCCGGCCTGTTGACCAACCTAATTCTTACACCGAATTGCGTCACATCACATGGCTGGAGAGTTCATTTTTTCGGTGCATAGCAGGAGAgttctttggtgccaccttgttCCCCTACCAACTCATTATACTTGAGCTGGCTGAGCCTTGCACATGATCTGTGGAAGTCCCATGCTCGATTAGAGTGTCCAAAGAAAGCAAGTACACAAAAAGTGGGGCAAAAAGCAGAGGAAAAGAGAGATGTGAAGTCATTGTTGAGACAGAAAAATAGAGACAGCCGCCATTAAAAACTCAGGATGCATGAAGAAATTTGAGGAAAGTCAAACTCTGGGGTTGGCGCCACAACTCCCAAATCCACGTTATACATAATGATGTTATAGTCAAAATATATTCTTTTATATGTGAATTACATTAGTACTTTATAGTTGtgagtaaaaatatatttttgcctGATAAtctatgaaaaataagaaaatatatgatgttgtattattatattatgggataattataattttttatctgaGATTAGATCCGATTTCACTAAACCCATGTGGTTTGAAAAGTAGCAGTTAACCCACTTGCGGTCATATCCGTCAAATACAGTTCTGCTCCGTTACCCACCCGCATGATAAAATGggttcaaagatttttttttcaggTCCTGTTGCataggagaaagagaaaatagaagaaaatggCTGCCAAATGTCAAATATTAGTAACGCCATATATCGATAGTTTTTCTCTCCAACTTAGGTCGGATCCCCTTcttcttttcattattttttgttGCGTCTACTGTACGACGAGAGGACATGCCCTCCATTCTTCTTATAGATTTCTATCATAAGGTGCTAATGCCTTGACCATAGTGAGCATGGTGGAGACAGGACGACCGTCCATAGCAATGACATGAAGGCAAATGAGAAGATGCTGTTGTGGTTTTGAACTCTCCCTAtatagtttaaaataaaaaaaattatacattgaCCCCCCATTTCCCTCTACCATGCTTCATCGAAAATGCCATCCGTAAGTGATCCCCACCAGATAGCCCTACATTGTTATCACGAGAACAGAGCCTCATAAATGAAAATTTTATAGCCAAAGAAAGATCTTTCCATCAAAAATCCCCAACTCTACAAAATATCAcgattctaccaagattaagttcTCAAAACCTCAATGAACCAACTACACCACCACAACTCACACAAAATCACATATacttgtaaaataaaaaaaaaaaagataaatgggAAGAAGAATAAATAGAAGAAGGGGtcatcttattcttcttccttcgTAGTAGAGCCCTAGAAAAACTTCGAAGCCAAAAGCATATTAGCTCTCTCATCTACTCATTACAGTATGGAATCAACAAAAGAAAGAATTGGAGGAGCTTACACCATATTTGGAACATTTATggatcttctttcaaatttttcgcCATTCATGATGTTTTAACCATAGATTGTTTTCCATAATAATTTCAAATCTGTCCAATATCGCTGTTGCTTGAGGAAGATAATGACAATATGCTTTCAATTCGATAGAAAAAAGCTCAATTTGGAGAAGTTGATGACCCATCGAGAGATTTGGAAAAGAGCAGAGCATTCAaatcatgatgaaaaatttttgaatctattTTACTATACAGATGGATAATAGAGCAAGATTGTGTCGACAAATTTGACCACAAGTGAGTTAAATGCTATTTTTTAAATCACAAGAGTTTTAGTAAAATTAGACCTAATCTCATATGGAGAAATTATAATTATctctatattatattatttatcttttaaGCTTGACCAAGATGATCTTGAAGGAATCAAATCTAGTTTTGGATAAACTTATTAATTGAGCAAGCTAAGTGCATGCTACTCATGAACAATTTAGTTGCATGACTACACACTATTGGCAGtttaagaaaatataaaataataaaacttGTGGGTACGAgttgaattataaaatctaatatctTATATGCCAAATAGGATAGTAAAAATATGTTACTATCATTGTAGATTACAATTTTGATTCAACAAACTAAAAGCTCTTCTCAAGATATTAAGTAAAAAATCTTGCTGAGGTATTTATGGCTTTTCATGATATATTAATTCATGAAAATCATGATCATAAACACCGACTTTCTATAAGTACTATCgactatttaaatttattctctATGTCTtgctctttgtttttttttttgtaacattACATAAACAACAACAGctttaaatatttttctcaaagaAATACCATGATCTTTTTTTCTACTCCTCCATTCTTCTTTTGTAACGTCAATTGAAAAACGACGTTCTACCGACTTTTCTAGAAGCTCACCACCGACCCTTCGTTTATAAACACGACATCTGCATCACTAAATTGGTGCCAACTCATCGTATATCAACAATGACCATTGCTGCATCTTTACgcaaacttttttttaaaaaaagataaatttataatctacACCTAGAGTTCTATCCAATTTAGAGTCGAACCACAAGGAACCGACCTTCCAAATCCTAATCCTTCGTGTATCGATGATTGTGATTAATGAGCCTCACATGGTATCATAACGTGCATAGTTACATAGATAATCTCTAGACTTGCTTAATTGCAGGTACTGTATAATATATAGTTACATAGATAACTCTAGACTTGCTTAATTGCAGGTACTGTATAATATATAGACAGCTTTAATTAGAAGCATGGACTTCTCTTGTTGAACCATAAAATGGAGACAATGCAAGATCTAATGCAATGTAACATGTCACCTACCGAGTCCTTGCCACCTCAAAACAAGTGCGAAGTGTAGTGAACAAAAATGGTAGCACGAAACAGTGGTGCGACGCAGGCTGCATCTAACCGGTTTTGAGTGTTGGCGTCGGTTGCCCCAGCCTTACGTGGACGTCGGATCGGATTCCCCGCATAAAGGTTTCTGTACGCGCACGCGCCCACCGCTTACCAAAGTTTGTTCGGAGTCCCATTCCAAGCCACGTCACGAGCTTTCCAGCTCTCCGCGCTTTGGCCTTTCCGACACCCTTCCCTTTTAAAACCCCCCGCCATCGCGACTGGGATCCCCGCCCCTCTCACTTCGACTCCCATCCATGGCGAACCAAGAGGAAGCCAATCCCCTCCTCCAGCCCCGCCCCGACGCCGCTCCCAATGCCGGAGACAGTTCCTCGCCGGCCACCGTCAAGAGGCCAGCACGGTGGGCGGAGATTGAGCCCCCCATTGGGCGCCGGAGCGTCGTCCGCGAGCCGGTGGCGCGCAACCAGTGGAGCTCCGGCCTTTTCTACTGCCTCGGCCGCAACGATGAGTTCTGGAGCAGCGATTTGGAAGTTTGTGCGTTACCTCGTCTTCTCCCACTCCCCTTCCCCTTCTACGTTCTCGCCGACGGTTTCTTATTTTCGTTTTAGATCGCGCAGATCTAGGGTTTTCTAACTGGTTTATAGATGATTTATAGATggtataaaagaaaagaagaaatttttgaagcggAATCTCGTGATCCccgattatttttattttttctttgtccAAGATGTATTGTTATAAGAAAGCTTCAAAGAACCGGTTCTATATCTGCTGTTATTTTCTCTCTATCTTGAACCGACTGCTATGGCAATGTTCAGGTCTTGTTGGAAGCATTGCTCCGTGTGTGCTTTATGGAAGCAATGTGGAACGGCTTGGATCTGGTCGTCAGTGGTTTGAGAATAGCTGCTTCCCTTACACTACTCTCTTTATGCTCGGGAATTCTCTTTTTGGCTGGAACTACCTGGCCCCATGGTTCTCTCATCATAGCCGTACAGCCGTTCGTCGCAAGTTCAATCTTGAAGTAAGtgttccacatttgaaacaatatATACTCCATTGCATTATGGGCTGCACTTCATCATCATCTTCCGACATAATCATGTCTTTATGTTTGTATTCATAGATTTGTTGATGCTGACATGTTTGTTGGACTATTAATTCGTACATGTCCTCAGACAAATTGTTACACCTATGAGATTATAGTTGAAATATTTGCAACACAAATGTCGACTAGAGATTACATTATTCACATTTAGTTATCAGATGCAATGCCGTGGTATTTGGCTTCGGAGTCTTTTTTAACTTTTTGATGGTGAAAGGTTGAAGTCATCTAACCGGCTTCTCTTTTTTTGTCGTGAAAACAGGGTAGCTTTGAGTCGATGGCCAGAACATGTGGGTGCTGCCTTCGTGTCTTAGAAGATGAAGAGGCTCTGGAGCAGATAGAGACAGCCTGCGATTCCTTGACACATTACTTCTGCCACCCGTGCTCCCTCTGCCAGGAAGGTCGAGAGCTGCGCCGCAGGCTGCCTCACCCTGGATTCATTGGGAAAGCTATCTGGGTTATGATGCCTCCCAGGGCTCAGACCATGGGTCGTGGTGCCTAAAGAAGCTCTCATATCATTTCAGCTGCTGGGTATCGCATGAAGTTTGGTCGATGAACAGAGTTGCAGGCTTT contains these protein-coding regions:
- the LOC105044638 gene encoding cell number regulator 8 — its product is MANQEEANPLLQPRPDAAPNAGDSSSPATVKRPARWAEIEPPIGRRSVVREPVARNQWSSGLFYCLGRNDEFWSSDLEVCLVGSIAPCVLYGSNVERLGSGRQWFENSCFPYTTLFMLGNSLFGWNYLAPWFSHHSRTAVRRKFNLEGSFESMARTCGCCLRVLEDEEALEQIETACDSLTHYFCHPCSLCQEGRELRRRLPHPGFIGKAIWVMMPPRAQTMGRGA